A region from the Oncorhynchus keta strain PuntledgeMale-10-30-2019 chromosome 5, Oket_V2, whole genome shotgun sequence genome encodes:
- the LOC127930253 gene encoding LOW QUALITY PROTEIN: casein kinase I-like (The sequence of the model RefSeq protein was modified relative to this genomic sequence to represent the inferred CDS: deleted 2 bases in 1 codon), whose product MMQGGVGIPTIKWCGAEGDYNVMVMELLGPSLEDLFNFCSRKFSLKTVLLLADQMISRIEYIHSKNFIHRDVKPDNFLMGLGKKGNLVYIIDFGLAKKYRDARTHQHIPYRENKNLTGTARYASINTHLGIEQSRRDDLESLGYVLMYFNLGSLPWQGLKAATKRQKYERISEKKMSTPIEVLCKGYPSEFATYLNFCRSLRFDDKPDYSYLRQLFRNLFHRQGFSYDYVFDWNMLKFGANRAAEDAERERRAGEDRLRQGQARAPAGAGIPSASGRPRGAQDAAAPAPLTPTSHTGMERERKVSMRLHRGAPVNISSSDLTGRQDSRMSTSQALSRVTPSGLQSAAPR is encoded by the exons TGGGTATCCCAACGATAAAGTGGTGTGGGGCGGAGGGCGACTACAACGTGATGGTGATGGAGCTGTTAGGACCTAGTCTGGAAGACCTGTTCAACTTCTGCTCCCGCAAGTTCAGCCTCAAGACTGTCCTGCTGCTGGCTGACCAGATG atcAGCCGTATAGAGTACATCCACTCTAAGAACTTCATCCACAGAGACGTGAAGCCTGACAACTTCCTGATGGGCCTGGGCAAGAAGGGCAACCTGGTGTACATCATCGACTTTGGCCTGGCCAAGAAGTACCGCGACGCCCGCACACACCAGCACATCCCCTACCGCGAGAACAAGAACCTGACCGGCACCGCGCGCTACGCATCCATCAACACACACCTGGGAATCG agCAGTCTCGTCGTGATGACCTGGAGTCTCTTGGCTATGTCCTGATGTACTTCAACCTGGGCAGTCTGCCCTGGCAGGGCCTGAAGGCTGCCACTAAGAGACAGAAGTACGAACGCATCAGTGAGAAGAAGATGTCTACCCCCATCGAGGTCCTCTGTAAAGGATATCCAT CGGAGTTTGCCACGTACCTGAACTTCTGCCGTTCTCTGCGGTTCGATGACAAGCCCGACTACTCGTACCTCAGACAGCTGTTCAGGAACCTGTTCCACAGACAGGGCTTCTCCTACGACTACGTCTTCGACTGGAACATGCTCAAGTTT gGCGCCAACAGGGCAGCAgaggatgcagagagggagaggagagctggtGAGGACAGACTGAGACAGGGACAGGCCAGGGCCCCTGCAGGGGCC GGGATCCCCTCCGCCTCCGGACGACCCAGAGGAGCACAGGACGCAGCCGCACCCGCACCCCTcacacccacctcacacacag GTATGGAGCGAGAGAGGAAGGTCAGCATGCGTCTTCACCGTGGAGCTCCTGTCAACATCTCCTCCTCGGACCTGACTGGACGACAGGACTCACGCAtgtccacctcacag